One segment of Candidatus Eisenbacteria bacterium DNA contains the following:
- a CDS encoding nitroreductase family protein: MTSQDNSSKMNETIRLLHERASLRSYDDRAIEPEVMSAILEAGMHAPTGGNLQPYSIIQINKPETLEKLGEMCEQKFIGTAPVNLVFCLDLRRNRRLAEIGVAPYTAQHSFRHFWVAFQDTLIAAQNICTAADALGLGSCYVATILEHIEEICRMCRLPEGVFPIVLLTLGYPKTKPTIRKKFSTDIMVHKETYKDIPDDVLYSAYIEREDNKQLILNEDRLEKIKRVCQRTHGEDYAEKCEEAIKKAGYINPVQNRFGLHYKADEMPQGNLDFLAQLENQGFDWFKEWVPRSD, encoded by the coding sequence ATGACGTCACAAGACAATTCGAGCAAAATGAACGAGACAATCCGTCTCCTCCACGAACGGGCGAGTCTGCGAAGTTATGATGACCGGGCAATCGAGCCGGAGGTTATGTCGGCAATCCTTGAAGCGGGCATGCATGCCCCTACCGGGGGAAATCTGCAGCCGTACTCGATTATTCAGATAAATAAACCGGAGACACTGGAGAAGCTCGGAGAGATGTGCGAGCAGAAATTCATCGGTACGGCCCCGGTCAATCTGGTCTTCTGTCTCGACTTGCGACGGAATAGGCGCTTGGCCGAAATCGGCGTCGCTCCTTATACAGCCCAGCACTCCTTCCGGCATTTTTGGGTGGCGTTCCAGGACACATTGATTGCCGCGCAAAATATCTGTACCGCGGCCGACGCCTTAGGTCTCGGCTCATGCTATGTCGCGACAATATTGGAGCATATTGAGGAGATCTGCCGCATGTGCCGTCTTCCGGAGGGTGTCTTTCCCATCGTATTGCTCACTCTGGGATATCCCAAAACCAAGCCCACGATCAGAAAGAAGTTCAGCACCGATATCATGGTTCATAAAGAGACCTACAAGGATATCCCCGATGACGTACTCTATAGCGCCTATATTGAGAGAGAAGACAACAAACAACTCATCCTCAATGAGGATCGCCTGGAAAAGATAAAGCGGGTCTGTCAGCGCACGCACGGCGAAGACTATGCGGAGAAATGTGAAGAAGCGATTAAGAAGGCCGGCTATATCAACCCTGTTCAAAACAGATTCGGCCTGCACTACAAAGCCGATGAGATGCCGCAGGGGAATTTGGATTTTCTTGCTCAGCTCGAGAACCAGGGTTTTGATTGGTTCAAGGAGTGGGTCCCCAGGTCAGATTGA
- a CDS encoding sigma-70 family RNA polymerase sigma factor — protein sequence MALENENAVIRRCQRGEIDAFETIYHYYEEQLMAVAFRLLSNREEAEEALHDAMFKAYRKIGQFRHQASFSSWLHRIVINICYDRLRKMKRRGAQKPLEELGEIGREDNMELRRRLHEAIAGLPPKMKTCFVLFVQQGYKQQEIADMLDIKLGTVKLHVYEARTRLRETLADQM from the coding sequence ATGGCTCTTGAGAATGAAAACGCCGTTATCCGGCGCTGCCAACGCGGCGAAATCGACGCCTTTGAGACCATCTATCATTATTACGAGGAACAACTTATGGCGGTGGCGTTCCGCCTGCTGAGCAACCGCGAGGAGGCCGAAGAGGCCCTTCATGATGCGATGTTCAAGGCCTACCGCAAAATAGGACAATTCCGCCATCAGGCCTCGTTCTCAAGCTGGCTGCACCGGATCGTCATCAATATCTGCTATGACCGGTTGCGCAAAATGAAACGCCGCGGGGCACAGAAGCCCTTGGAGGAGCTCGGGGAGATCGGCAGGGAGGACAATATGGAACTGCGGCGGCGCCTGCATGAAGCGATTGCCGGGTTGCCTCCAAAGATGAAGACCTGCTTTGTGCTGTTCGTGCAGCAGGGGTACAAGCAACAGGAGATCGCCGACATGCTGGATATCAAGTTGGGAACGGTCAAGCTCCATGTTTACGAAGCCCGGACCCGTCTGCGCGAGACTCTGGCCGATCAAATGTGA
- a CDS encoding XdhC family protein has translation MIEILNKMIELLQRGETFAVASVLRAKGSPGRIGHKMIVRFDGSTIGTVGGGSVEEQVKADAMNALKKGEGIFKAYDLSQKSPTGIDSLCGGRQDMAIEIVPGRPHLLIMGAGHMGRSISDLCRLLDYGYSVVDDRAELTNRDDWDNAQGVFCSDPAEFLRTADVTPYTHLLIMNYTHQLDGESLQAALERFPGIIGMIGSTRKRDAIYKSLSDKLREKTSSVRCPVGLTSIPARSPAEIAVAILGEIIGDRYGA, from the coding sequence ATGATTGAAATCTTGAACAAAATGATCGAACTCCTGCAGCGTGGGGAAACCTTTGCTGTGGCCTCGGTGCTCCGCGCTAAAGGATCCCCGGGACGGATCGGTCACAAAATGATAGTTCGATTCGATGGCTCCACGATCGGGACCGTCGGGGGCGGTTCAGTGGAAGAGCAAGTTAAAGCCGACGCCATGAATGCGCTGAAAAAGGGCGAAGGGATTTTCAAAGCCTACGACCTCTCTCAAAAATCACCCACCGGCATCGACAGTCTATGCGGAGGAAGACAAGACATGGCCATCGAGATTGTTCCCGGAAGGCCTCATCTTTTAATCATGGGCGCGGGTCATATGGGCCGCAGTATCAGCGACCTCTGCCGGCTTCTCGATTATGGCTACTCGGTCGTAGACGATCGAGCGGAGTTGACGAATCGAGATGACTGGGATAACGCGCAGGGTGTTTTTTGTTCTGATCCGGCTGAGTTCTTGCGTACCGCCGATGTGACACCCTATACGCATTTGCTGATCATGAATTATACACATCAGCTGGACGGCGAGTCGTTGCAAGCGGCGCTGGAGCGTTTCCCCGGCATTATCGGCATGATCGGCTCCACTCGGAAGCGGGACGCCATTTACAAGTCACTATCGGATAAATTGCGGGAAAAAACCTCATCCGTCAGATGCCCGGTCGGGTTGACATCGATCCCGGCAAGATCCCCCGCCGAGATCGCCGTGGCGATTCTTGGTGAGATCATAGGAGACCGGTACGGAGCCTAA
- a CDS encoding peroxiredoxin, with translation MTGRTKTAPAFSLPDKDGRIVNLSDFSGKWIILYFYPKDNTSGCTLEAIDFTAIKKDLARRNAIVIGVSPDRPDSHKNFIQKHRLDVLLLCDEEKKVLKKYGAWGLKKNYGKEYEGVIRTTVLISPDGKIADIWPNVKVRIKRSGGEVKHADAVLQRLDELN, from the coding sequence ATGACAGGAAGAACAAAAACCGCCCCTGCATTTTCGCTTCCCGACAAGGATGGCCGGATTGTCAATCTGTCTGATTTTTCCGGCAAATGGATTATACTTTATTTTTACCCAAAAGACAACACCTCGGGCTGTACGCTGGAGGCCATCGACTTCACAGCTATAAAAAAGGATCTGGCAAGGAGAAATGCTATTGTCATCGGTGTGAGCCCCGATCGCCCCGACTCGCACAAGAACTTCATCCAGAAACACAGGCTGGATGTCCTGCTGCTGTGTGATGAAGAGAAGAAGGTGCTGAAGAAATATGGAGCCTGGGGACTCAAGAAGAATTATGGCAAAGAATACGAAGGCGTCATCAGAACAACAGTTCTGATTTCACCTGACGGCAAGATCGCCGATATCTGGCCTAATGTCAAAGTCAGGATCAAAAGATCCGGCGGCGAAGTGAAACACGCCGATGCCGTCCTGCAGAGGCTGGATGAACTGAATTAG